One Desulfovibrio aminophilus DNA segment encodes these proteins:
- a CDS encoding amino acid ABC transporter ATP-binding protein, whose product MIRFEHVQKWFHDLHVLNDVNLHIAPGEVVVICGPSGSGKSTLIRCINRLEPIQKGKIVVDGVDVGDPRTNMVMLRAEVGFVFQQFNLYPHMTVLENIVLAPMLVRGTPRAEAEAAAMELLSKVNIPDKAGAYPSQLSGGQQQRVAIARGLAMKPRIMLFDEPTSALDPEMINEVLDVMKTLAREGMTMVVVTHEMGFAREVADRVIFMDHGALVEENTPEEFFNHPKQERTKDFLSKILSH is encoded by the coding sequence GTGATCCGTTTCGAGCATGTCCAGAAATGGTTTCATGATCTGCATGTCCTGAACGACGTCAACCTCCACATCGCCCCGGGCGAGGTGGTGGTCATCTGCGGGCCGTCCGGCTCGGGCAAATCCACGCTCATCCGCTGCATCAACCGGCTGGAGCCGATCCAGAAGGGCAAGATCGTGGTGGACGGAGTGGACGTGGGCGACCCGCGCACGAACATGGTCATGCTCCGGGCCGAGGTGGGCTTCGTGTTCCAGCAGTTCAACCTCTACCCGCACATGACCGTGCTGGAGAACATCGTCCTGGCCCCCATGCTCGTGCGCGGCACGCCGCGCGCCGAGGCCGAGGCCGCGGCCATGGAGCTGCTCTCCAAGGTGAACATCCCGGACAAGGCCGGGGCCTACCCCAGCCAGCTCTCCGGCGGCCAGCAGCAGCGCGTGGCCATCGCCCGGGGTCTGGCCATGAAACCCCGGATCATGCTTTTCGACGAGCCCACCAGCGCGCTCGACCCGGAGATGATCAACGAAGTCCTGGACGTGATGAAGACCCTGGCCCGCGAGGGCATGACCATGGTCGTGGTCACGCACGAGATGGGCTTCGCCCGCGAAGTGGCGGACCGGGTCATCTTCATGGACCACGGCGCGCTCGTGGAGGAGAACACCCCCGAGGAGTTCTTCAACCATCCGAAGCAGGAGCGCACCAAGGACTTCCTGAGCAAGATTCTCTCGCATTAG
- a CDS encoding ABC transporter substrate-binding protein translates to MRSLKTLAIASLLLLAAASVAMAGPAYDRVMKDKTLRAGIMTDSIPGAFYNEKKEWVGFDVDIAEEIAKRLGVKLERVAVNNKTRVAFVQEGRIDISVANMTHKRERDKSIDFSITYFFDGQKVLVKKGAVKDWKDLMGKKVATMQGTTSEINLKAKLKSLGEKNVDQSVISFQKESECFQALQMGRVAGWSTDSTILLGYAAQEPGKWEVIGDFISDEPYGIGLPQDDSALRDAVNFAIQDMWTDGAYMKIYDKWYGPNTPYAFPMSGKIEMWP, encoded by the coding sequence ATGCGTTCCCTGAAGACCCTGGCTATTGCCTCGCTGCTCCTGCTGGCCGCCGCCTCCGTGGCGATGGCCGGTCCGGCCTACGACCGCGTGATGAAGGACAAGACCCTTCGCGCGGGCATCATGACCGACTCCATCCCCGGCGCCTTCTACAACGAGAAGAAGGAGTGGGTGGGCTTCGACGTGGACATCGCCGAGGAGATCGCCAAGCGCCTGGGCGTGAAGCTCGAGCGCGTGGCCGTGAACAACAAGACCCGCGTGGCCTTCGTCCAGGAAGGACGCATCGACATCTCCGTGGCCAACATGACCCACAAGCGTGAGCGCGACAAGAGCATCGACTTCTCCATCACCTACTTCTTCGACGGCCAGAAGGTGCTCGTGAAGAAGGGCGCGGTGAAGGACTGGAAGGATCTCATGGGCAAGAAGGTCGCCACCATGCAGGGCACCACCTCCGAGATCAACCTCAAGGCCAAGCTGAAGAGCCTGGGCGAGAAGAACGTGGACCAGAGCGTGATCTCCTTCCAGAAGGAGTCCGAGTGCTTCCAGGCCCTGCAGATGGGCCGCGTGGCCGGCTGGAGCACCGACTCCACGATCCTGCTGGGCTACGCCGCCCAGGAGCCCGGCAAGTGGGAAGTCATCGGCGACTTCATCTCCGACGAGCCCTACGGCATCGGCCTGCCCCAGGACGACTCCGCCCTGCGCGACGCCGTGAACTTCGCCATCCAGGACATGTGGACCGACGGCGCCTACATGAAGATCTACGACAAGTGGTACGGCCCCAACACCCCGTACGCCTTCCCCATGTCCGGCAAGATCGAGATGTGGCCGTAG
- a CDS encoding D-alanyl-D-alanine carboxypeptidase family protein: MAKEPDWVPPKRRMSLVAGGLGGHTKPNSHGDQQPYDELGRYAGPGEGAWSEKPKEEKPRDGSLLSAFLETPEGGGRDVLDERFAYGNQGKDESEYRGKANLEPEPQIAHQPVDMNYPGLVRVVLPKKFETDLNPEFAARLERFTNDAKSNGIRLVYISGYRSAERQAIIDEPVKAKPGMSSHQGGLAADIPRSDWKKLPAQQKAALEDLAKKHGLLTGKPFGDPNHFYIDEPSGAKRREWNEKTSWWMEKTKGTQR; the protein is encoded by the coding sequence GTGGCCAAGGAACCGGACTGGGTTCCGCCCAAGCGGCGGATGTCGCTGGTGGCGGGAGGCCTGGGCGGGCACACCAAGCCCAATTCCCACGGCGACCAGCAGCCCTATGACGAATTGGGCCGCTACGCCGGACCCGGAGAAGGGGCCTGGAGCGAGAAACCCAAGGAGGAAAAACCCCGGGACGGGAGCCTGCTTTCCGCCTTTCTGGAAACCCCCGAAGGGGGCGGCCGGGATGTGCTGGACGAACGGTTCGCATACGGGAATCAGGGCAAGGACGAAAGCGAGTACCGGGGAAAGGCGAACCTTGAGCCTGAGCCGCAAATCGCCCATCAGCCCGTCGACATGAATTATCCGGGACTGGTGCGTGTCGTGTTGCCGAAAAAATTTGAAACAGACCTCAACCCCGAGTTCGCCGCTCGGCTTGAACGGTTCACCAACGATGCGAAATCAAACGGAATTCGGTTGGTCTACATTTCGGGATATCGCAGCGCGGAACGGCAAGCGATAATCGATGAACCCGTGAAGGCGAAGCCGGGCATGAGCAGCCACCAGGGCGGATTGGCCGCGGACATCCCCCGAAGCGACTGGAAAAAACTCCCGGCGCAGCAAAAGGCCGCCTTGGAGGACTTGGCGAAAAAACATGGCCTGCTCACGGGGAAACCATTCGGAGATCCCAACCACTTTTACATTGATGAACCGTCAGGTGCGAAGCGTCGGGAATGGAACGAAAAAACCTCCTGGTGGATGGAAAAAACCAAGGGCACGCAACGATGA